The sequence TGAGAATATGAATTTTCGGTATGTGTTGTTATGAAAGCAATGTGTCATAAACGAATTCAATATTCTATTACAATTGGCAGTTGAAAATGAAAAGGTGCAACCCTTCATTTAGACTGGAAATGTCATTTACTAAATCATTGTGACTTTTGATGAGAAAATCCGTTGGAATGTGACTTTTGACAATATTGTATAGCACCCATAATTCTCACATCAGGGGCGCTACCCCTTGAACCTCACAAGGGGCGCAACCCCCTTGAACCCTATAAGGGGGTGCAACCCCTTTGACCCCCTATTTTGCGGCGTTGTCTAGTAAACTCTTATGGCGTGTACTTTATACTCTCCAAacctattattaagtattattagaaaACTCTTATtttcaagtaaatcgcaactacctaaaatgattgttagatgacactaaaatcaccaacatactATGTATTATACATCATCCATCATCCATACTAATAAAACCAGAGAGAATACAAGAGCTTATAAGTTATAACGCTCTTCATTGTATGTCGTTAGTTTTGGATTAACGTGAGCATCCGACCCTAAGTTATAACGCTCTTCATTGTATGTCGTTAGTTTTGGATTAACGTGATTATACGGCCCTCTTTATGAAGGCTATGCGGGAATTAGTGAGGGGAACAACACGAGTTGCATAACTCCTTCGCTACGAAAAACCGAGTGGATGATTTCAAGACCAACCTGAATAAGATAAATTGAAGATAATAATGAGTTAACAAAACATTTTGTTGCAAGATAGTCGTACTTAATTCGTGTAGTAACACCACTCACTGTGATGAGTCTGATCGCAAGCCATGACCGTCTTGGTGAAGGGAATGGTGTAAGCAAGCGGCCAACACTATACACACCAAATGCGATGCACGGGCATAAAAGAGCAAGTGGACGTTGATCAAGTGCCGAAAATATAGACATTGGTCCATCGGCAAACAAGCAACCAAGGCTCAAATAATCAAAACACGCACTGCGTAGCTCTCTTCTCGCCGGATCTTGTGATTCACGGAATACATTATAGACGACACTAGCAAACATGTTTAGCGTAAATGACATCGGCTGCaaatatacaaaaaataaaaaaacaattcTCTCATTCCTCAAAAATGTCCATGTTTGACTTTTCAAGTCAAACCCTATAGGAAACCTGTATAATTTGTTCATTGAATGTGGTAAAATTAGTATGAACATGTTTATTTAAAAAGCTACCAAAAACCTTATATAATGTGGCGAAAAAAGAAACTGACTTGCCTTTCGAAGAATGTAGAAGCGTTGAAGATCTTTATACGTATCGTTTAGATCATTTAATGGTCTAAGAATGTCACGAAGCAAAACAATATCTGATAATGCAGCAGTCATCCCACCTCCAGTTAATGGGTGACGCATATTAAATAACCAGTGTGTTGAGGATGGCTCTAAAGTTGTTGGTAAGAATGGAAGGATATTTCATAACctgaattttgataataataaaagtcaatggcagtcaacagaagcaaaaggtatcaagcaaaatgcagttaagaataattatggtattaaagaCAATATTGCTGTGGAGGAAACAAATTGGAATGTGGAGACCCAGAAAAATCGAAATCATAATGTTTTAAGGAAAAGAGATAAAGGGAAGGGCATTGATGGTGAAGGTAATAATAAGACACATTCCAAAGATAGAATTGAAACAAACAATCCTTTTTATGTATTAGTAGATGATGAGGGTAATGGTGATTGATGTTAGGTTTGATAATACTGCTCCGAAATCAGGGTATTCTACATCTTGTTAGTTTCTTACTTTATATCTAGTATAGGTCCTCGAGTTTCGCTCAAATTAGTGTTTCTCATGTTGTAATCCTCGTTGTATCATttccttatcaataaaattatcttgcttttcaaaaaaaaaaaaaaaaaaaaaaaaaaatgcgtcACCCAATAAAATCGCACCTGCAGTGATTTTTGCATCAGCCGACATGGTTCTATTTGGCATTGTTCTTATATTTCCTCTATCAATTGCTGCTATAAACGCGTTAGATAGCTCGTGCGGGATCTGTAATAGTTGGTGATATGATCAAATAAATTGTTACACCAAATTTAACTATAATAGAAAAGAAAAAATTAAGACGTAGGATAACATCAAGTAATTAAGTACCTTTGGAGCCACTACATTTTTAAGATACTTTGCCATTTCACCATTTGAAATTGAAGGAACCTTTTCACTAGGGATATCGACTATACAACGAATCTCAGTGTTACTAATCGAATATAAGAGTACGATTGAAGGGTCTGCGAGTACAACGTGTGCATGGTTTGGATAAGCTAGACGAGTGTTTTCCAAAACTAATGCGACGAAACAAGAAGGTACTTCTATCTGTTATAGTATTCAGATTCATCAAAAAACCATAGCTAATTAAAAGACTAATAGAACCTTTCATAAAATCCATATTTCAAGAACCGTACGAGTACCTTAGAGTTGCAAAGATCGCGTCGTAGATTAGAAACACAACCATCGCAAACAACGGTAAGAGGCGCGTTTGCACTCCTTTCATGGCCATTTTTAGTTTTGTAATGAACTCCTTGCACGGTTCCTTGTTTTTTAAGCAATGAAGTTACTGTCCCCTGTTCTATTTTTACACTGATAAACAAAAAGAAGATAGAATCCACATTTTGTTACTACACTTTTCAATAGGATTTTTAGCTACTTGTACGTAAATGGCTCTGATTTAGCAAGATAATCGTACTTTGAAAGAGACGAAGCTTTGTTTCTCATACGTTGAACAAACCGCCCATTGTGAAAGCTTTTTCCGCATACCCTAAAGGGGAAGTTCTCTAAAGGATAATCGAGTCTAATGTTTTTATCGTTCAAATAAATGGCGTAACCAGAAACACGTTGAGCTTCAATTTCTTCGACACAATCTGTGACCAAGTTTACTATTAAACGAGTTCAAAGTACTACAATTATAAAGGATGTAATCTATTGAACTACCTGCAAGATCTAACTCTAGCAACTTTAAGTAGCCTCCTGGATGTAAAACCTCATCCACAAGTCGATCTTGCTCCGTCAAGTCCCTTTCAATGAGATGCACATGACGTCCGTCCTGTTGTAAACGAAGCGATTGATCATATGCGTGTTTTCGTGCACGCATATATGACAAATTTTATGATTTATGACATAGTTTGGAGTAATTGATTATTTCACCTTAAACTAGATTTTGGTAAATTGAATTGGTGGTGATTTGAACATCAATGTGTTGGTGTATTGGCGATGACCTGACTTCTAGGTCAGGGGTTCGAGCCTTGTGAGCTGCAAAATATTTCCCTTGATAGCTTACCCACCCATTTCATGGGCCTCAGAGGTTGCGGACGTATTGCGTTTGACCTCACTCGAGGGGTTTTTACCACACACGATGGCCATATGTATTCTTTCTGTGGGTTTTCTCCTGAGGGGCGGTAGGACTGTAATGTTTGTCCTAGAAAATTATCGGGTGGGTGAGTTCCTACATCGTGTAAAAAATTGGTGGTGACTTTTTTTTTCAAGCCATTTAAAAAAAAATTGGTGCTGATTTTTACACTACTATTAACTATTAAGAACCTAAATGAAAATAATTTTGATAAACTGTTCTCGTACTTTTGCAAGAGTATAGGCAAGAGCAGCAGCAACAACACCGGCACCAACTATGATGACATCGGTATCAACAACGACTGCATCATGGTTGAAGTCGTTAACGCATTTCCGCCAAGTGTCCTTCAATTTCCGACATGTTTTCAACATCGTTGCACCAAGGCAAAGAACTCAAGACACTTTTTTTTAGGTCGTACAAAGATTATAATCAATTCAAATAATACTTCCGTGTTACTTCTCTTAGTTACAAACGTCATGAATTTTTCATGACATATATACGTGTACAAAGTCACTAGTTTGTTACACAACTTTTTAATCTATCAAGGCAATATCATATATTTGGCTCATGTTCGTCATGTCGCATGATTTCCACTGCTTACGAGTTCTCACAAAAAATTAAGACCTAATATCGAATTCAAAACCTTCTAATTGGAACAGCAAACGGGAATTTGAAAAACTTATGAAACGCAAAAAAACAACAAAAATTCATAAAACGTAACAAATCTAAAATGAGAAAACGTTACTTGAAAAAAATGAAGTCCCAACCCTATTGGCAGAGGAATACTATATTAACGCCAAATACAGCAAGTGATCCCAAAACTCGAGTATCACAACTCCATTAATACTCCTTAGGCTACAACAAAAATTTTTAAGACGTCTTCTAGACCTAATAACGATAGAAACATCTTCCTAAAATTATGTTGTCTTCATCTCAAGAATCTATAAGACTAGTTCTAACTCTGCCTGTGACACAGATAGATTTGTACTTTTTGGCTCAAAAAGAAAAGTGCATTTGCCTGTGACATGGCAGTGTCAGATTTTGATCCCCCAATAATCCCAAATGTCAAATAGTAGTGTCAAATAGTAGTGTCAAATTCAGTAAGTTCCACcagt comes from Rutidosis leptorrhynchoides isolate AG116_Rl617_1_P2 chromosome 4, CSIRO_AGI_Rlap_v1, whole genome shotgun sequence and encodes:
- the LOC139842728 gene encoding squalene monooxygenase SE1-like; amino-acid sequence: MLKTCRKLKDTWRKCVNDFNHDAVVVDTDVIIVGAGVVAAALAYTLAKDGRHVHLIERDLTEQDRLVDEVLHPGGYLKLLELDLADCVEEIEAQRVSGYAIYLNDKNIRLDYPLENFPFRVCGKSFHNGRFVQRMRNKASSLSNVKIEQGTVTSLLKKQGTVQGVHYKTKNGHERSANAPLTVVCDGCVSNLRRDLCNSKIEVPSCFVALVLENTRLAYPNHAHVVLADPSIVLLYSISNTEIRCIVDIPSEKVPSISNGEMAKYLKNVVAPKIPHELSNAFIAAIDRGNIRTMPNRTMSADAKITAGAILLGDAFNMRHPLTGGGMTAALSDIVLLRDILRPLNDLNDTYKDLQRFYILRKPMSFTLNMFASVVYNVFRESQDPARRELRSACFDYLSLGCLFADGPMSIFSALDQRPLALLCPCIAFGVYSVGRLLTPFPSPRRSWLAIRLITVGLEIIHSVFRSEGVMQLVLFPSLIPA